A window of the Bacteroidota bacterium genome harbors these coding sequences:
- a CDS encoding peptidase MA family metallohydrolase produces the protein MWRFLIALCALGLASGAAQAQYFSFGQNKIQYRKFDWKYIQSKHFDVYFYSGGEYLADFTARAAEEAYERIRKLFRYDITNRIPIIVYNSHTDFQQTNVLDMNIPEGVGGVTELFKNRIVIPFEGDYRQFRHVIHHELVHAVINDMFYGGSLQSVIQNNIQLQIPLWFNEGLAEYSPLRWDSNSDMFIRDAIVHNYLSPIPALDGYFAYRGGQSVWDYIAQQYGEEKIGEILQRLRTSRNVELAFRRAIGMGVMELSERWQRALKVVHWPELAAREDIEDLGRRITSRRNAGTYNTSPALSPKGDLLAFITNRNLYFDIVLVSALDGRSLGKLASGEINPNFEQLKILTPNLTWSPDGSTVAVATYGEGMDAIALIDVKTRRVRRIPIRDVHVFSVDWSPTGNQIAFMGIQNYRSDIWLYDLSTAQLRNLTDDVFSDSDPAWSPDGRYIVFSSDRGEQTEPGRHRERFSMFAYNPQQLDLYRIEVATGRMERLTRTAHADETRPQFGSDPDRVLFISDRNGIYNVWELNLRTGQERPITNVLTGIQQISVSNDGSRMAMTALREGYLDIFVMNNPFGRRTAEGAYRPTVWGQRMLRERRDTLQAPVLALATAELLQRNPLLRAVAGSGSPPTTAPDSVRTAEARPDTSAYGRLRVDFRNYVFGEAFREAAARSETADKFNPVEAVTDSGQFIARPYRINFTADLIYGSAGYDVVYGVQGVTQMQFSDLMGNHQLFLATNLLIDLRNSDYFLSYRYLPRRTDYGFLLFHTARIFLDYSPDGLYIDYYRYRTYGVGASASYPFDRFRRLDADFSLVTISRTNISSPLAEPTQRVSFLYPALTYTVDRSIWGYTTPVRGTRYAVSLTGSPPLWSGALRFVSVLADGRRYWMLGSPWYTIATRLAGGASFGPDAQLYYIGGVEGWLNPIFSYMQFPITKLSDFLFATPILPLRGFDFNAASGNRFVLWNTEFRFPLFAAIVPGPVPILPLYNLQGVLFCDVGAVFRNADFRMYQINNRGEQVFRDLYVGAGFGLRTILLGFPLRLDFAWPYDGQRFGRSKTYISIGLDF, from the coding sequence ATGTGGCGTTTTCTGATCGCCCTCTGCGCTCTTGGACTTGCTAGCGGCGCCGCTCAAGCGCAGTACTTCAGTTTCGGGCAGAACAAGATTCAATACCGCAAATTCGACTGGAAGTACATTCAATCCAAGCATTTCGACGTGTACTTCTATTCCGGGGGCGAGTATCTGGCCGACTTCACGGCCCGAGCCGCCGAGGAGGCTTACGAACGTATCCGGAAACTATTTCGCTATGACATCACGAACCGGATCCCGATTATCGTCTACAACTCGCATACGGACTTCCAGCAGACGAACGTGCTGGACATGAACATCCCCGAAGGTGTAGGCGGAGTGACGGAGCTCTTCAAAAACCGCATCGTGATCCCCTTCGAAGGCGATTATCGACAGTTTCGGCACGTCATCCACCATGAGCTCGTTCACGCCGTGATCAACGACATGTTCTACGGGGGCTCCTTGCAGTCCGTGATCCAAAACAACATCCAACTGCAGATCCCCCTGTGGTTTAACGAAGGCCTGGCCGAATACTCCCCGCTGCGCTGGGATTCGAATTCGGATATGTTCATCCGAGACGCGATTGTCCACAACTACTTATCCCCCATCCCAGCGTTGGACGGGTACTTCGCCTACCGGGGTGGTCAGTCCGTCTGGGACTACATCGCCCAGCAGTACGGAGAGGAGAAAATCGGGGAGATCCTGCAGCGACTGCGTACGAGCCGAAACGTGGAGCTGGCCTTTCGGCGCGCCATCGGCATGGGAGTCATGGAGCTCTCTGAGCGTTGGCAGCGCGCCCTCAAAGTCGTGCACTGGCCTGAACTAGCGGCCCGCGAAGACATCGAAGATCTGGGCCGACGCATCACAAGCCGGCGCAACGCGGGCACCTACAACACCAGCCCCGCGCTCTCTCCCAAAGGGGATCTGTTGGCCTTCATCACGAACCGGAATCTGTACTTCGACATCGTGCTGGTATCCGCCCTCGACGGCCGCTCGTTGGGCAAACTCGCCTCCGGAGAGATCAACCCAAATTTCGAACAGCTCAAAATCCTCACCCCTAATCTCACCTGGAGCCCGGATGGGAGCACGGTGGCCGTGGCGACATATGGCGAAGGCATGGACGCGATCGCGCTTATCGATGTCAAAACCCGGCGCGTGCGCCGAATCCCGATCCGAGATGTGCACGTGTTCTCGGTGGATTGGTCTCCGACGGGCAACCAAATCGCCTTTATGGGGATCCAGAATTACCGGTCGGACATCTGGCTCTATGACCTCTCGACAGCTCAGCTGCGCAATCTGACCGATGACGTCTTTTCGGACTCCGATCCGGCCTGGTCTCCGGACGGACGTTACATCGTCTTCAGCTCCGACCGGGGCGAACAAACCGAGCCCGGCCGACACCGAGAGCGGTTTTCTATGTTCGCCTACAACCCCCAGCAGCTGGACCTGTACCGGATCGAAGTGGCCACAGGCCGGATGGAAAGGCTCACCCGCACGGCCCATGCGGATGAGACCCGCCCGCAATTCGGCTCCGACCCCGATCGGGTGCTGTTTATCTCCGATCGCAACGGGATCTACAACGTCTGGGAGCTCAACCTGAGGACGGGCCAGGAACGCCCCATCACGAACGTGCTCACCGGCATTCAGCAGATCTCTGTCTCCAACGACGGCAGCCGCATGGCCATGACTGCGCTGCGGGAGGGATATCTGGACATCTTCGTGATGAACAACCCCTTCGGCCGACGCACAGCGGAAGGGGCTTACAGGCCCACCGTCTGGGGGCAGCGCATGCTGCGGGAACGTCGGGATACGCTGCAGGCTCCTGTGCTGGCCTTGGCCACAGCCGAGCTGTTGCAGCGCAACCCGCTTTTGCGCGCCGTCGCGGGCTCGGGTTCGCCACCCACCACGGCCCCAGACAGCGTGCGCACGGCTGAGGCCCGCCCTGATACATCTGCCTACGGAAGGCTGCGGGTGGACTTCCGCAACTACGTCTTTGGGGAGGCCTTCCGGGAGGCCGCCGCGCGATCGGAGACCGCGGACAAATTCAATCCCGTGGAAGCCGTGACCGATAGCGGCCAGTTTATCGCCCGCCCCTACCGGATCAACTTCACAGCCGACCTCATCTATGGATCGGCCGGATACGACGTCGTCTACGGCGTGCAAGGGGTGACCCAGATGCAGTTTAGCGACCTTATGGGCAACCACCAGCTGTTTCTGGCCACCAACCTGCTTATCGATCTGCGTAACAGCGACTACTTTCTCTCCTACCGCTACCTGCCCCGACGCACAGATTACGGCTTTCTGCTCTTCCACACAGCCCGCATCTTCCTGGACTATTCACCCGATGGGCTATACATCGACTACTACCGCTATCGCACCTACGGGGTCGGAGCCTCGGCCTCCTATCCGTTCGATCGGTTCCGGCGCCTGGATGCGGACTTCTCCCTGGTCACGATCTCCCGCACGAACATCTCAAGCCCTCTGGCAGAGCCCACGCAGCGGGTCTCGTTTCTGTATCCGGCCCTGACCTACACGGTGGATCGCAGCATCTGGGGATATACCACGCCGGTGCGGGGCACGCGCTATGCCGTAAGCCTTACCGGTAGCCCGCCACTCTGGTCCGGAGCCCTGCGCTTCGTAAGCGTCCTGGCCGACGGACGACGGTACTGGATGCTCGGCAGCCCCTGGTACACGATCGCGACCCGTCTGGCTGGCGGCGCTAGCTTCGGACCCGACGCGCAGCTGTACTACATCGGAGGTGTGGAGGGATGGCTTAACCCCATCTTCTCCTACATGCAGTTCCCGATCACCAAACTCAGCGACTTCCTTTTTGCCACCCCTATACTGCCCCTGCGGGGGTTCGATTTCAACGCGGCTAGCGGCAACCGGTTTGTGCTCTGGAACACGGAGTTCCGCTTCCCCCTGTTCGCCGCTATCGTGCCGGGACCGGTGCCCATCCTGCCCCTCTACAACCTGCAGGGGGTGTTGTTCTGCGATGTGGGGGCCGTGTTCCGGAACGCGGACTTTCGGATGTATCAAATCAACAACCGGGGAGAACAGGTCTTCCGAGACCTGTACGTGGGGGCCGGCTTCGGGCTGCGCACGATCCTGCTGGGCTTCCCTCTAAGGCTGGACTTCGCCTGGCCGTATGATGGCCAACGCTTCGGGCGCAGCAAAACTTATATTTCGATCGGTCTGGACTTCTAA